Proteins from a genomic interval of Narcine bancroftii isolate sNarBan1 chromosome 12, sNarBan1.hap1, whole genome shotgun sequence:
- the ears2 gene encoding nondiscriminating glutamyl-tRNA synthetase EARS2, mitochondrial: MGMVRLLVSRVGAWAPSLGRRLFSHGEGSGVRVRFGPSPTGFLHLGGLRTALYNYIFAKKHGGRFVLRIEDTDQSRLVPGAAEGIEDILQWAGIPPDESPRRGGPCGPYQQSERLDLYLKAAETLVKRNAAYYCFCTPSRLELLKKEALRMRQTPKYDNRCRHLTSNQIQERLAQGCPHVIRFCLEEGTVTFEDLVYGLNRMEPAHVEGDPVIIKADGFPTYHLANVVDDHHMNISHVLRGTEWLTSTAKHVLMYRALGWKPPIFAHLPLLLNKSGSKLSKRQSDLFIQNFSQSGYLPEALLDIVTNCGSGFSGNRFGRTLEEMVSEFNVTRITTHSALLDHDKLPEFNRIHLLHRIENSSLRQQLVMELQALVEKVYKEELLEGQALCTDYMERVLLHRKGHITSLLDLVKPAHSYLWIRPHVAWEQMEELTTDGEKICSMVISLYQNWPSDNGTLAELNSELRSLQTRFTTTKYSVMMKLLRLALSGQQHGPSVAEMMLSLGTKEVCERLQRMIIH, from the exons ATGGGGATGGTCCGGCTGCTGGTCTCCCGAGTCGGGGCGTGGGCGCCGTCTCTGGGACGGAGGCTGTTTTCCCACGGAGAGGGGAGCGGGGTGAGGGTGCGGTTCGGACCGAGCCCCACAG GCTTCCTGCACCTGGGTGGACTCCGCACAGCACTGTACAATTACATCTTTGCCAAGAAACATGGAGGCCGGTTTGTCCTCCGTATAGAAGATACTGATCAGAGCCGCCTTGTGCCTGGAGCAGCGGAAGGCATTGAGGACATACTCCAATGGGCAG GTATCCCTCCTGATGAAAGTCCTCGGCGTGGAGGTCCTTGTGGACCGTACCAGCAATCGGAGCGACTGGATCTGTATCTGAAGGCAGCCGAAACTCTCGTGAAGAGAAATGCAGCATATTATTGCTTCTGCACTCCATCACGTCTGGAATTGCTGAAGAAGGAAGCACTGAGAATGAGGCAGACGCCAAA GTATGACAATCGCTGCAGGCATCTTACTTCAAATCAGATCCAGGAGCGATTGGCACAAGGGTGCCCACACGTCATCAGATTCTGCCTGGAGGAGGGTACTGTGACCTTTGAAGATCTGGTGTATGGACTGAACAGGATGGAGCCAGCCCATGTGGAAGGAGACCCCGTCATCATTAAGGCAGATGGGTTTCCGACCTATCACTTGGCAAATGTGGTTGATGACCATCACATGAACATCAGCCATGTCCTGCGGGGCACTGAGTGGCTTACTTCCACTGCCAAACATGTGCTGATGTACAGAGCCTTGGGCTGGAAACCACCAATCTTTGCTCACCTTCCTCTCCTCTTGAACAAAAGTGGCAGCAAGCTGTCCAAGCGTCAGAGTGATCTGTTCATTCAGAACTTTTCCCAGAGCGGGTACCTGCCAGAGGCTTTACTTGACATCGTAACCAACTGTGGATCTGGTTTCTCAG GAAATCGCTTTGGTCGAACCCTGGAAGAAATGGTGAGTGAGTTTAATGTAACCAGGATCACAACTCATTCTGCACTCCTGGACCATGACAAGTTGCCAGAGTTCAACAG AATTCACCTGTTGCATCGCATCGAGAATAGTAGCTTAAGGCAGCAGTTGGTAATGGAGCTGCAAGCGCTTGTAGAGAAGGTGTACAAGGAAGAGCTGCTGGAGGGGCAGGCCCTGTGCACAGACTACATGGAACGGGTGCTGCTACACCGGAAG GGGCACATCACTTCTTTGCTGGACCTCGTAAAGCCAGCCCACTCTTACCTATGGATTCGTCCCCATGTGGCATGGGAACAGATGGAGGAACTGACGACAGATGGCGAGAAGATCTGCAGCATGGTGATCAG TCTGTACCAGAACTGGCCAAGTGATAATGGGACCCTAGCGGAGCTGAACTCTGAACTGAGGTCATTACAGACCCGATTCACAACCACCAAGTACAGTGTCATGATGAAGCTCCTCCGACTGGCTCTCAGTGGGCAGCAG CATGGACCTAGTGTGGCTGAGATGATGCTATCCTTGGGAACTAAAGAAGTGTGTGAGCGACTTCAGCGAATGATCATCCACTGA